The Coregonus clupeaformis isolate EN_2021a chromosome 13, ASM2061545v1, whole genome shotgun sequence genome includes a region encoding these proteins:
- the LOC121579386 gene encoding spindle and kinetochore-associated protein 2 — MNQTSGFIFTGLPEECKLFIMETAVDKLEAMFQKAEADMEYMEKRLRLEFLTSAPENGAAEENPVKLLENLSAIKVRHAALCAQVQEIAAEQKQSMDSIRAHLDTTVQLVQQLQQTADVEIPPLTETEQESAEFLGLSVNQNTAEVLMSMEPSAQEQPQSSKEGEFEELSEATLEAVPRSVRSNVKLADLNAFYKQLHEHFSLKKNSGALSLQKMKQMNMKVSDAKLKTLQHLCVIELDKKGHVCLLI; from the exons ATGAACCAGACCAGTGGCTTTATATTCACGGGGCTGCCTGAGGAATGTAAACTATTTATCATGGAGACAGCAGTTGATAAACTGGAGGCGATG TTCCAGAAGGCAGAGGCTGACATGGAGTACATGGAGAAACGGCTGAGGCTGGAATTCCTGACAAGTGCTCCAGAGAACGGTGCAGCAGAG GAAAACCCTGTGAAGCTGCTGGAGAACCTGTCTGCCATCAAGGTGAGGCATGCGGCCTTGTGCGCACAAGTGCAGGAGATTGCAGCCGAGCAGAAGCAGTCAATGGACTCTATTCGAGCACACCTCGATACCACTGTGCAGCTGGTGCAACAGTTACAGCAGACTGCTGACGTAGAG ATTCCACCACTGACTGAGACAGAGCAGGAGTCTGCAGAGTTCCTTGGTTTATCAGTCAATCAAAACACAGCAGAG GTACTGATGTCTATGGAGCCTTCAGCACAAGAGCAGCCTCAGT CCTCGAAGGAGGGTGAGTTTGAGGAGCTGAGTGAAGCCACACTGGAGGCAGTGCCGCGCAGCGTGCGCTCCAACGTCAAGCTGGCCGACCTCAATGCCTTCTACAAGCAGCTGCATGAGCACTTCTCCCTAAAAAAAAACAG TGGTGCCCTCAGTTTGCAGAAGATGAAGCAGATGAACATGAAAGTTAGCGACGCCAAGCTGAAGACGTTGCAGCATCTCTGTGTCATTGAGCTGGACAAGAAAGGGCACGTTTGCCTGCTAATATGA